One region of Micromonospora lupini genomic DNA includes:
- a CDS encoding DUF418 domain-containing protein — MTATTSTRALHAGPVPRADRALAPDLARGVMLLFIALANAANAAFAGQPGLDGTPHGAQRVVNAVLAMVVDSRAYPVFAVMFGYGLVQIARRHGDGARRILLRRNAALIVFGLFHAALLYFGDFLGAYGIVGIAATLLLLRRGDRFHRVVLWLWGIQTAYAVVLAVTALVGARGGDAVLTNTPNPSLAASSYGQSVLDRLAEWPVHTATVLPFIVIVWLGIWAGRRRVLENPAAHRTLLRRVTVGCLGISVVGALPYTLVAAGAVHVDAATVEAMALVHAVSGEYGGPGYVALFGLLALRLDRARRGRTLFAPVVALGQRSLSGYLSQSAVWLVLFAPFALHLDGTYAAAGAALVTWLVSLAVAWALSVTGHRGPAETLLRRVTYRTARR, encoded by the coding sequence ATGACCGCAACCACAAGCACGAGGGCCCTCCACGCGGGCCCCGTTCCCCGGGCCGACCGCGCTCTCGCTCCCGACCTCGCCCGCGGCGTCATGCTGCTCTTCATCGCGCTCGCGAACGCCGCGAACGCCGCGTTCGCCGGCCAGCCCGGCCTGGACGGCACGCCGCACGGCGCGCAGCGCGTCGTCAACGCCGTCCTGGCGATGGTCGTCGACAGCCGCGCCTACCCGGTCTTCGCCGTCATGTTCGGGTACGGCCTCGTGCAGATCGCCCGGCGCCACGGCGACGGCGCACGGCGGATCCTGCTGCGGCGCAACGCCGCCCTGATCGTCTTCGGCCTGTTCCACGCGGCGCTGCTGTACTTCGGGGACTTCCTCGGCGCGTACGGCATCGTCGGTATCGCCGCCACCCTGCTGTTGCTGCGTCGCGGCGACCGGTTCCACCGCGTCGTGCTGTGGCTGTGGGGCATCCAGACCGCGTACGCCGTGGTCCTGGCGGTGACCGCGCTCGTCGGCGCGCGCGGCGGCGACGCCGTCCTCACCAACACGCCGAACCCGTCGCTCGCCGCCTCGTCGTACGGCCAGTCCGTCCTCGACCGCCTCGCCGAGTGGCCGGTGCACACGGCCACCGTGCTCCCGTTCATCGTCATCGTGTGGTTGGGCATCTGGGCGGGCCGGCGACGCGTCCTGGAGAACCCCGCCGCGCACCGCACGCTGCTGCGCCGCGTCACTGTCGGCTGCCTCGGCATCTCCGTCGTCGGCGCGCTCCCCTACACGCTCGTCGCCGCTGGCGCCGTGCACGTCGACGCCGCTACGGTCGAGGCGATGGCACTGGTCCACGCGGTGAGCGGCGAGTACGGCGGGCCCGGCTACGTGGCGTTGTTCGGCCTGCTGGCACTGCGCCTCGACCGCGCCCGTCGCGGTCGTACCCTGTTCGCCCCGGTGGTCGCGCTCGGGCAACGGTCGCTGAGCGGATACCTGTCGCAGTCCGCGGTGTGGCTGGTCCTGTTCGCGCCGTTCGCGCTGCATCTGGACGGCACGTACGCCGCCGCCGGCGCGGCGCTCGTCACCTGGCTGGTCTCGCTGGCCGTCGCCTGGGCTCTGAGCGTCACGGGTCACCGGGGGCCGGCGGAGACGCTGCTGCGACGCGTCACCTACCGCACCGCCCGCCGATGA
- a CDS encoding response regulator transcription factor, translated as MRVVVAEDLVLLRDGLIRLLEAHGFEVVAAVGSGPDLLTELVARRPDVAVVDVRLPPTYTDEGLRAALAARAEVPGLPVLVLSQYVERLYARELLADGHGGIGYLLKDRVSDLGEFVAAVRRVAAGGTALDPTVVAKLLDSRTRVLPLDRLTPREREVLGQMAQGRSNAAIGAALFITEKAVAKHTNSIFAKLGLQSSEDDNRRVLAVLAYLDA; from the coding sequence GTGCGGGTGGTGGTGGCGGAGGACCTGGTGTTGTTGCGGGACGGGTTGATCCGGCTGTTGGAGGCCCACGGCTTCGAGGTGGTCGCCGCCGTGGGCAGCGGGCCGGACCTGCTCACCGAACTCGTCGCGCGGCGCCCCGACGTGGCAGTCGTCGACGTGCGGCTGCCGCCGACGTACACCGATGAGGGTCTGCGGGCCGCGCTCGCGGCGCGGGCCGAGGTGCCGGGGCTGCCGGTGCTGGTGCTCTCGCAGTACGTGGAGCGGCTGTACGCGCGGGAGCTGCTCGCCGACGGTCACGGCGGGATCGGCTACCTGCTCAAGGACCGGGTGTCCGACCTCGGCGAGTTCGTCGCCGCGGTCCGAAGGGTCGCCGCCGGCGGCACCGCGCTCGACCCGACAGTGGTGGCGAAGCTGCTCGACAGCCGGACGCGGGTGCTGCCCCTGGACCGGTTGACGCCCCGCGAGCGGGAGGTGCTCGGGCAGATGGCGCAGGGCCGGTCCAACGCGGCGATCGGCGCGGCCCTGTTCATCACGGAGAAGGCCGTCGCGAAGCACACCAACAGCATCTTCGCCAAGCTCGGGCTGCAGTCGTCCGAGGACGACAACAGGCGCGTCCTCGCCGTCCTCGCCTACCTCGACGCATAG
- a CDS encoding adenylate kinase: MTAPRRILIYGVYGAGKSTLAARLAQRLGLPWYPVDDLLWLPGWVEVPVAEQRRRIEEICRRDTWIIDGAYHGWRDVPLARADLVVALDYPRWRSFWRLLRRTLRRLGTGEVICNGNRESLGSVLSGDSILLWHVGAFGRARRRMRAWHADPAGPPVLLFANPAALDDWLAGLPTR; encoded by the coding sequence ATGACCGCACCGCGTCGCATCCTGATCTACGGGGTGTACGGCGCCGGCAAGTCCACTCTCGCCGCGCGGTTGGCGCAGCGCCTCGGGTTGCCGTGGTATCCGGTGGACGACCTGTTGTGGTTGCCGGGGTGGGTCGAGGTGCCGGTCGCCGAGCAGCGCCGCCGGATCGAGGAGATCTGCCGCCGGGACACCTGGATCATCGACGGCGCGTACCACGGCTGGCGGGACGTGCCGCTTGCGCGCGCCGACCTGGTGGTTGCCCTGGACTACCCGCGGTGGCGCTCGTTCTGGCGGTTGCTCCGCCGTACGCTGCGCCGCCTGGGCACCGGCGAGGTGATCTGCAACGGGAACCGCGAGTCCCTCGGCAGTGTGCTGTCCGGGGACTCGATCCTGCTCTGGCACGTCGGCGCGTTCGGCCGGGCACGGCGGCGGATGCGGGCCTGGCACGCCGATCCGGCCGGGCCACCGGTGCTGCTGTTCGCGAACCCGGCGGCCCTGGACGACTGGCTGGCGGGCCTGCCAACCCGATGA
- a CDS encoding alpha/beta fold hydrolase: protein MALFDDVRQIDAGVLNVGYVDAGPADGAPVILLHGWPYDIHSFADVVPLLTGAGHRVVVPYLRGFGTTRFRSDDALRNGEPAALGLDLVALMDALDIDSAKLAGFDWGARTADVVAALWPERCRGLVSVSGYLIDGQESGRTPLPPKAEFSWWYQYYFATERGRQGYDKNRRDFARLIWQTASPRWTFDDATFERSAAAFDNPDHVDVVIHNYRWRLALAEGEPQYDEVEKRLAAKPTITVPSISLEGDANGAPHLDPSVYGKQFAGRYEHRTVGGGIGHNLPQEAPRAFADAVLEV from the coding sequence ATGGCATTGTTCGATGACGTGCGACAGATCGACGCCGGGGTCCTGAACGTCGGATACGTGGACGCCGGCCCGGCCGACGGCGCCCCGGTGATCCTCCTGCACGGCTGGCCGTACGACATCCACAGCTTCGCCGACGTCGTGCCGCTGCTCACCGGCGCAGGCCACCGGGTCGTCGTGCCGTACCTGCGGGGTTTCGGCACGACGAGGTTCCGGTCCGACGACGCCCTGCGCAACGGCGAACCGGCGGCCCTGGGGCTCGACCTCGTCGCACTCATGGACGCCCTGGACATCGACAGCGCGAAGCTGGCCGGGTTCGACTGGGGCGCGCGTACGGCCGATGTCGTGGCCGCCCTGTGGCCGGAGCGCTGCCGGGGTCTGGTGTCGGTCAGCGGCTATCTGATCGACGGCCAGGAATCGGGCCGGACGCCGCTGCCGCCGAAGGCCGAGTTCTCCTGGTGGTACCAGTACTACTTCGCCACCGAGCGCGGGCGGCAGGGGTACGACAAGAACCGCCGCGACTTCGCCCGGCTGATCTGGCAGACCGCGTCGCCGCGGTGGACGTTCGACGACGCGACCTTCGAGCGCAGCGCCGCCGCGTTCGACAACCCCGACCACGTCGACGTCGTGATCCACAACTATCGCTGGCGGCTGGCCCTCGCCGAGGGCGAACCGCAGTACGACGAGGTGGAGAAGCGCCTGGCCGCCAAGCCGACGATCACGGTGCCCAGCATCAGCCTGGAGGGGGACGCCAACGGCGCGCCCCACCTGGATCCCAGTGTCTACGGTAAGCAGTTCGCCGGCCGGTACGAGCACCGGACCGTCGGCGGCGGCATCGGGCACAACCTGCCCCAGGAGGCGCCCCGGGCGTTCGCCGACGCGGTCCTGGAGGTCTGA
- a CDS encoding PIG-L family deacetylase, which yields MAERSLTLMAVHAHPDDEATSTGGVLARYAAEGVTTVLVTCTDGRCGDGPGGVKPGEPGHDPAAVVAMRQTELEASCATLKVTHLETLGYADSGMMGWSTNDQPGSFWTTPVAEAADRLADLIRRYRPDVIVTYDENGFYGHPDHIQAHRITMAAVAQTDVPAKVYWTTVPRTAFTEFGRIMKELGVEWAEPDPSSGEPELGLPDDEITTWVDTRSYGAQKFEALAAHASQTENIFFLQLGQERFTELMGRETFVRVRDTTDAPVPEDDLFAGLR from the coding sequence ATGGCTGAGCGATCCCTGACCCTGATGGCGGTGCACGCCCACCCCGACGACGAGGCGACGAGCACAGGTGGCGTCCTTGCCCGGTATGCCGCCGAAGGCGTCACGACGGTCCTCGTGACCTGCACCGACGGGCGGTGCGGCGACGGCCCCGGCGGGGTCAAGCCCGGCGAGCCCGGCCACGACCCGGCCGCCGTCGTGGCGATGCGTCAGACCGAGCTGGAGGCCAGCTGCGCGACGTTGAAGGTCACCCACCTGGAGACTCTGGGCTACGCCGACTCGGGGATGATGGGGTGGTCGACGAACGACCAGCCCGGCTCCTTCTGGACGACGCCTGTGGCAGAGGCCGCGGACCGGCTCGCCGACCTCATCCGCCGCTACCGGCCGGACGTCATCGTCACCTACGACGAGAACGGCTTCTACGGCCACCCGGACCACATCCAGGCGCACCGCATCACCATGGCCGCCGTCGCGCAGACCGACGTCCCCGCGAAGGTCTACTGGACCACCGTGCCGCGGACGGCGTTCACCGAGTTCGGCCGGATCATGAAGGAGCTGGGCGTCGAGTGGGCCGAGCCGGACCCGTCGTCCGGCGAGCCCGAGCTGGGGCTGCCCGACGACGAGATCACCACCTGGGTCGACACGCGGAGCTACGGCGCGCAGAAGTTCGAGGCGCTTGCCGCGCACGCCAGCCAGACCGAGAACATCTTCTTCCTCCAGCTGGGCCAGGAGCGGTTCACCGAGCTGATGGGCAGGGAGACCTTCGTCCGGGTGCGGGACACCACCGACGCGCCGGTGCCCGAGGACGACCTCTTCGCCGGCCTGCGCTGA
- a CDS encoding RNA ligase RtcB family protein, translating into MSEHHSPRESLFPSAPATVAVFASPSSWIESAALDQCRRVAALDGMIHVAGMPDLHPGKGAPIGAAMASTVLYPFLVGSDIGCGIAVFPIRLRRVVPERLAARFPDLDRALDPERDADDRAWAVVAGDVPAGHLDGLGTVGRGNHFVELARVDTVFAPDHAHRLGLSTGDLVLVVHSGSRGLGERILRTHTEAHGAGPAADPADYLARHDEAVRWGSLNRRLLAARVAYALGAEPTEPVVDQCHNLVEVRDGVYLHRKGAAPGDGRDVLVAGTRGTASYLVAAHSGADANHSVAHGAGRKMSRADALHRGRAKHTVEELRRTPVGSLVVCGDRQLLFEEAPTAYKRIEQVIGDLVEHRLATPVATTIPLVTYKTPDAGNASRSDRRDKPRGRGRS; encoded by the coding sequence TTGTCTGAGCACCACTCCCCTCGGGAGTCCCTGTTCCCGTCCGCCCCGGCCACCGTCGCCGTGTTCGCGTCCCCCTCCAGTTGGATCGAGTCCGCAGCCCTGGACCAGTGTCGGCGGGTCGCCGCCCTCGACGGCATGATCCACGTTGCCGGCATGCCGGACCTGCACCCGGGCAAGGGCGCCCCGATCGGCGCGGCCATGGCGTCGACCGTGCTGTACCCGTTCCTGGTGGGCTCCGACATCGGCTGCGGTATCGCGGTGTTCCCCATTCGACTCCGGCGCGTCGTACCCGAGCGGCTGGCTGCCCGGTTCCCCGACCTCGACCGCGCGCTCGACCCGGAGCGGGACGCCGACGACAGGGCCTGGGCCGTCGTCGCGGGCGACGTTCCCGCCGGTCATCTGGACGGTCTCGGCACGGTCGGCCGGGGCAACCACTTCGTCGAGCTGGCACGCGTGGACACCGTCTTCGCACCGGACCACGCGCACCGGCTCGGGCTGAGCACCGGTGACCTCGTCCTCGTCGTGCACAGCGGCTCGCGGGGCCTGGGCGAGCGGATCCTGCGGACGCACACCGAGGCGCACGGGGCGGGCCCCGCCGCGGATCCGGCCGACTACCTGGCCCGGCACGACGAGGCGGTGCGCTGGGGCTCGCTCAACCGACGGCTGCTTGCCGCCCGGGTCGCGTACGCCCTGGGGGCCGAGCCGACCGAGCCTGTCGTCGACCAGTGCCACAACCTGGTCGAGGTACGCGACGGCGTCTACCTGCACCGCAAGGGGGCGGCGCCCGGCGACGGCCGCGACGTGCTCGTCGCCGGCACGCGGGGCACCGCGTCGTACCTCGTGGCCGCCCATTCCGGGGCGGACGCCAACCACTCGGTGGCGCACGGCGCGGGCCGCAAGATGTCCCGCGCCGACGCGTTGCACCGGGGCCGGGCCAAGCACACGGTCGAGGAGCTGCGGCGTACGCCTGTGGGTTCCCTGGTGGTCTGCGGCGACCGCCAGTTGCTCTTCGAGGAGGCGCCCACGGCGTACAAGCGGATCGAGCAGGTGATCGGCGATCTCGTCGAGCACCGGCTCGCCACGCCTGTGGCCACCACGATCCCCCTGGTCACCTACAAGACGCCGGACGCGGGAAACGCATCGCGGTCGGATCGGCGCGACAAGCCCCGCGGGCGGGGTCGGTCGTGA
- a CDS encoding glycoside hydrolase family 43 protein: protein MRAPAEPSQQVGRAAARAPVTAAPPHRRSAPPPPHPTPSRRRKATAVPLTRRAFTLGALSTAAAATGALTLPRTALAAPNTCYAMAYFTESPQALGADYGLHLAVSRDGLNWTPLNQNNPVVTPTAGQLGLRDPFVFRRTDGTFVVLATDLKGTNWNQTSQYLHVWDSTDLTSFTGYRRIRMHTLNTHTWAPTAFWDAARGQYAIVYSANNGQDVFLVNYTSDFRTVSSPQVFFSPGFGVLDGDVVVDGGTTYLYYKNLANGNLYGARSSTGTPNSFTTYTSGLLQGSGIEAPLLVKAVDGSGWRLWGDSYSPINNDFYAWSTTAIGGNSWTPLNQRDYTPPLNAKHGSMTGITDAEYNGLVSRWGTPNWVRLKSSNLPDRYVRHYNYVARVDTYPFDPYQDQLWRMVSGLADSAGVSFESVNKPGYFLRHYNYEVRLEVNDNSSVFRADATFYRTAGLADAAWTSFRSYNFPTRYLRHANYLLRIDPLSAGSSAAERQDATFRITS from the coding sequence ATGCGCGCCCCTGCGGAGCCGTCGCAGCAGGTCGGCCGAGCCGCGGCACGGGCGCCGGTCACCGCCGCCCCACCCCACCGCCGCTCCGCCCCACCGCCGCCCCACCCCACCCCGTCCCGCCGCAGAAAGGCCACCGCCGTGCCTCTGACCCGACGCGCGTTCACCCTGGGCGCACTGTCCACCGCTGCCGCCGCCACCGGCGCGCTGACCCTCCCCCGCACGGCCCTCGCCGCGCCGAACACCTGTTACGCGATGGCCTACTTCACCGAGTCGCCGCAGGCTCTGGGCGCGGACTACGGCCTGCACCTCGCCGTCAGCCGCGACGGTCTCAACTGGACCCCGCTGAACCAGAACAACCCAGTCGTCACGCCGACCGCCGGCCAGCTGGGCCTGCGGGACCCGTTCGTGTTCCGCAGGACCGACGGCACCTTCGTGGTACTGGCCACGGACCTCAAGGGCACCAACTGGAACCAGACCAGCCAGTACCTGCACGTCTGGGACTCGACCGACCTGACCAGCTTCACCGGCTACCGGCGGATCCGGATGCACACCCTGAACACCCACACGTGGGCGCCCACCGCCTTCTGGGACGCCGCCCGCGGGCAGTACGCCATCGTCTACTCGGCGAACAACGGCCAGGACGTGTTCCTGGTCAACTACACGAGCGACTTCCGGACGGTCAGCTCGCCGCAGGTGTTCTTCAGCCCGGGTTTCGGCGTCCTCGACGGCGATGTCGTGGTGGACGGCGGCACCACCTACCTCTACTACAAGAACCTCGCCAACGGGAACCTCTACGGCGCCCGGTCCAGCACCGGCACGCCGAACAGCTTCACCACGTACACCTCCGGGCTCCTCCAGGGCAGCGGCATCGAGGCGCCGCTGCTGGTCAAGGCGGTCGACGGCAGCGGCTGGCGCCTGTGGGGCGACTCGTACAGCCCGATCAACAACGACTTCTACGCCTGGTCGACCACAGCCATCGGGGGCAACTCCTGGACGCCGCTGAACCAGCGCGACTACACCCCACCGCTGAACGCGAAGCACGGGTCGATGACCGGGATCACCGACGCGGAGTACAACGGCCTCGTCTCGCGGTGGGGAACGCCGAACTGGGTCCGGCTGAAGTCCTCCAACCTGCCCGACCGTTACGTGCGGCACTACAACTACGTGGCCCGCGTCGACACGTACCCGTTCGACCCGTACCAGGATCAGCTCTGGCGGATGGTTTCCGGTCTCGCCGACTCCGCCGGGGTGTCGTTCGAGTCGGTGAACAAGCCCGGCTACTTCCTGCGTCACTACAACTACGAGGTCCGGCTGGAGGTCAACGACAACAGCTCCGTGTTCCGCGCCGACGCGACCTTCTACCGCACCGCCGGCCTGGCCGACGCCGCGTGGACGTCGTTCCGCTCCTACAACTTCCCGACCCGCTACCTGCGACACGCCAACTACCTGCTGCGCATCGACCCGCTGAGCGCCGGTTCCAGCGCCGCCGAGCGGCAGGACGCCACCTTCCGGATCACCTCGTAG
- a CDS encoding class I SAM-dependent methyltransferase, with protein sequence MAAVSHPVFARVYERLSVAMDRAGTAAFRRDLAAGLTGRVIEVGAGNGRMFAHYPPTVTEVVAVEPERRLRAAAVRAAPAAPVPVTVVDGLAEALPAGAGEFDAAVVALVLCTVPDQAAALAEIRRVLRPGGQLRFFEHVAAEEPGRLRRVQRLSDATVWPRLFAGCHTGRDTTAAIRAGGFAIDELRRFRFPATSSSPSSPCVLGRATRLEQRRH encoded by the coding sequence GTGGCCGCGGTGTCCCACCCGGTGTTCGCCCGGGTCTACGAGCGGCTCTCTGTCGCCATGGACCGCGCCGGCACCGCCGCGTTCCGCCGTGACCTGGCCGCTGGCCTGACCGGCCGGGTCATCGAGGTCGGCGCCGGCAACGGCCGCATGTTCGCCCACTACCCGCCGACGGTGACCGAGGTCGTCGCGGTGGAGCCGGAGCGACGGCTGCGTGCCGCCGCCGTCCGGGCGGCCCCGGCCGCGCCGGTGCCGGTCACTGTGGTCGACGGCCTGGCCGAGGCGTTGCCCGCCGGGGCGGGTGAATTCGACGCCGCCGTGGTCGCGTTGGTGCTGTGCACAGTGCCCGACCAGGCGGCCGCACTCGCCGAGATCCGCCGCGTGCTGCGCCCCGGCGGGCAACTGCGTTTCTTCGAGCACGTCGCCGCCGAGGAGCCCGGCCGCCTACGCAGGGTCCAGCGGCTGTCCGACGCGACGGTGTGGCCCAGACTGTTCGCCGGCTGCCACACCGGCCGCGACACCACTGCCGCCATCCGGGCGGGCGGGTTCGCCATCGACGAACTGCGTCGCTTCCGGTTCCCGGCCACCAGCTCCAGCCCCTCCTCGCCGTGCGTGCTGGGCCGGGCGACCCGTTTGGAACAGCGGCGGCACTGA
- the prfH gene encoding peptide chain release factor H produces MSAQLLLSAGRGPRECAWALAQLLRRLEDDATRRGVTVQRVHVVPGDRPGTYRSALIRMSGADVEAFATSWTGTLCWQAPSPYRTSAGRKNWYVTAQPPPSDAPTTTFAEADVDVVGCRTGGPGGQHRNKASTAVRATHRPSGLVVVVDDERQFSLNRRIALHLLRQRVERGDEAARRAVTTARRRIHDDLVRGDPTRTERPEPAAAPSRRRRGRPASGR; encoded by the coding sequence GTGAGCGCGCAGCTGCTGCTGTCCGCCGGCCGTGGCCCGCGGGAGTGCGCCTGGGCGCTCGCCCAACTCCTGCGCCGCCTTGAGGACGACGCCACCCGGCGGGGCGTAACGGTCCAGCGGGTCCACGTGGTGCCCGGTGACCGGCCCGGCACCTACCGGTCGGCGCTGATCCGGATGTCCGGCGCCGACGTCGAGGCGTTCGCCACCTCCTGGACGGGCACGCTCTGCTGGCAGGCGCCCAGCCCCTACCGGACGAGCGCCGGTCGGAAGAACTGGTACGTGACAGCTCAGCCGCCGCCCAGCGACGCGCCGACGACGACGTTCGCCGAGGCCGACGTCGACGTCGTCGGGTGCCGCACCGGCGGTCCCGGCGGCCAGCACCGCAACAAGGCCAGCACTGCGGTACGCGCCACCCACCGCCCCTCGGGTCTCGTCGTGGTGGTGGACGACGAACGGCAGTTCAGCCTCAACCGGCGCATCGCCCTGCACCTGCTACGGCAGCGTGTCGAGCGCGGCGACGAGGCGGCCCGCCGCGCGGTCACCACCGCCCGCCGGCGTATCCACGACGACCTCGTGCGGGGCGACCCGACCCGCACCGAACGCCCGGAACCAGCGGCCGCGCCGAGCCGGCGGCGGCGTGGACGGCCAGCCTCCGGCCGCTGA
- a CDS encoding LuxR C-terminal-related transcriptional regulator: MLTGRDGLLAEARTALVRADGAVLIGPAGVGRTALARAVVADLTPRLFAAVWITATEASKAVPFGALGQLLAGGHPALHPALVHSTVRASLAQRCGATRTPVLVIDDAHLLDGPSAGVLLGLVQARAVRAVVTVRSGVSAPDAVVALWKDAGLPRLMVPALAEAEVGALAEELLAGPVSRSTTQLLWQWTGGLPHLAVALIDHGREVGSLVRDTDQWRWRAVLAVPAQVADLLDRELEGIGRTGEEALAALALGGPLPLSVVEAAASPELLADLEQLGMVRSEERGQQILVRLRDPMLGAAVRRRMSPARRRRVSAALLTSTRQTTLHGTHEMASALWAVHAGQPIGPPELVRSASLCLYADPAASEQLARRAWQEGGGASAAVALSAALVEQGRAVEAYETLRAAERDAEAVGDRAARVTVGTALAGHRTWVGREPRQAYDDLRRLRADAEAAGDLAGRAELAAVGVVVQLFSGEAGRALHRARDLLGESLPRGAHLRVTLASVAALVLTGRTEEAVRVGRAVVAAVERSGSSALPQVRGMAGAALALAELWRQPIPTGPVTDPAAGRWPLPPDPLVSGLSHTAWPLFDGYAQRVSGDRAGAISRLRDAVAQQAGGTGMFRSEATGWLAVTLAEDGRPDEAEAVLRDHPVDAVALVPGLRPWALAAIAAAAGRRVRAGQLMNEAIVVAHASGCWLVELGYLIYAAHLDPVAGPARYAGRIAEAIGYVDAERLVAAGRAVIALAGRNPTVMLEHAHRLVDLNMTGEALKVADELGRQAVTTDSVRLAVDLRARLGAAVHGNPATVAGLTARETQIAGFAARGLSDREIADQLVLSVRTVQTHLGRAYRKLAVTSRRDLSDALRPVG; the protein is encoded by the coding sequence ATGCTGACGGGGCGTGACGGCCTGCTCGCGGAGGCCCGCACCGCGCTGGTGCGGGCCGACGGCGCCGTCCTCATCGGTCCGGCGGGGGTCGGCCGCACCGCCCTCGCCCGGGCTGTCGTCGCCGACCTGACGCCCCGGCTCTTCGCCGCCGTGTGGATCACCGCCACCGAGGCGAGCAAGGCGGTGCCCTTCGGCGCGCTCGGTCAACTCCTCGCCGGCGGCCACCCCGCCCTGCACCCGGCCCTCGTGCACAGCACCGTGCGGGCCAGCCTGGCGCAGCGGTGCGGCGCCACCCGTACCCCGGTCCTGGTCATCGACGACGCCCATCTGCTCGACGGGCCGTCCGCAGGCGTGCTGCTCGGTCTCGTCCAGGCCCGTGCCGTCCGCGCCGTGGTCACCGTCCGGTCGGGGGTTTCGGCCCCGGACGCGGTCGTCGCGCTGTGGAAGGACGCGGGACTGCCGCGGCTGATGGTGCCCGCCCTGGCCGAGGCCGAGGTCGGCGCGCTTGCCGAGGAGCTGTTGGCAGGCCCGGTCAGTCGATCCACCACCCAGCTGCTGTGGCAGTGGACGGGCGGACTGCCGCATCTCGCGGTGGCGTTGATCGACCACGGGCGGGAGGTCGGTTCGCTGGTGCGCGACACCGACCAGTGGCGCTGGCGTGCCGTCCTGGCGGTGCCGGCGCAGGTGGCCGACCTGCTCGACCGGGAACTGGAGGGAATCGGCCGCACCGGCGAGGAGGCGCTGGCCGCGCTGGCGCTGGGTGGGCCGCTGCCGCTGTCCGTCGTGGAGGCCGCCGCGTCGCCGGAACTGCTCGCCGATCTCGAACAGCTCGGCATGGTCCGCAGCGAGGAGCGCGGGCAGCAGATCCTGGTGCGGTTGCGTGATCCGATGCTCGGCGCCGCGGTTCGTCGGCGGATGTCGCCCGCGCGGCGTCGGCGCGTGTCCGCCGCGCTGCTGACCAGCACACGGCAGACGACCCTGCACGGCACACACGAGATGGCAAGCGCCCTCTGGGCGGTGCACGCCGGGCAACCGATCGGCCCGCCGGAGCTGGTCAGGTCGGCCAGCCTCTGCCTGTACGCCGACCCGGCCGCCTCGGAACAACTGGCCCGGCGTGCCTGGCAGGAGGGCGGCGGAGCCTCGGCGGCGGTCGCGCTCAGCGCCGCCCTCGTCGAGCAGGGCCGCGCCGTCGAGGCGTACGAGACACTGCGGGCCGCCGAGCGGGACGCCGAGGCGGTCGGCGACCGGGCCGCCCGGGTGACTGTGGGAACGGCGCTGGCCGGACACCGCACCTGGGTCGGGCGCGAGCCACGGCAGGCGTACGACGATCTGCGGCGACTGCGCGCGGACGCCGAGGCGGCCGGTGACCTGGCCGGGCGGGCGGAGCTTGCCGCGGTCGGGGTTGTCGTCCAGTTGTTCAGCGGCGAGGCCGGGCGGGCGCTGCACCGCGCACGGGATCTGTTAGGGGAGTCGCTGCCCCGCGGCGCGCACCTGCGGGTCACCCTGGCGTCGGTCGCCGCGCTGGTGCTGACCGGCCGCACCGAGGAGGCGGTACGTGTGGGCCGTGCGGTGGTCGCCGCGGTCGAGCGGTCCGGCTCGTCGGCGTTGCCGCAGGTCCGGGGCATGGCCGGGGCGGCGCTGGCGTTGGCCGAGCTGTGGCGGCAGCCCATTCCGACCGGTCCGGTCACAGACCCGGCCGCCGGCCGCTGGCCGTTGCCGCCGGACCCGCTCGTCTCCGGTCTGTCGCACACCGCCTGGCCCCTCTTCGACGGGTACGCCCAGCGGGTCAGTGGCGACCGGGCGGGAGCCATCAGCCGGCTCCGGGACGCGGTCGCACAGCAGGCCGGCGGCACCGGGATGTTCCGCTCCGAAGCCACCGGCTGGCTCGCCGTCACCCTGGCCGAGGACGGCCGTCCGGACGAGGCCGAGGCGGTGCTGCGGGACCATCCCGTCGACGCGGTCGCGCTCGTACCGGGACTGCGGCCGTGGGCGCTTGCCGCGATCGCCGCGGCGGCCGGCCGTCGGGTGCGGGCGGGACAGCTGATGAACGAGGCGATCGTCGTCGCCCACGCCTCCGGCTGCTGGCTTGTGGAGCTGGGCTACCTCATCTACGCCGCACACCTGGACCCGGTCGCCGGTCCCGCGCGTTACGCGGGCCGTATCGCCGAGGCCATCGGGTACGTGGACGCCGAGCGGCTCGTCGCCGCCGGGCGGGCGGTGATCGCGTTGGCGGGCCGCAACCCGACAGTGATGCTCGAACACGCCCACCGCCTCGTGGACCTGAACATGACGGGCGAGGCGTTGAAGGTCGCCGACGAACTCGGCCGGCAGGCCGTCACCACCGACAGCGTCCGGCTCGCCGTCGACCTGCGTGCCCGCCTGGGCGCGGCGGTGCACGGGAACCCGGCGACTGTGGCGGGGCTGACCGCGCGTGAGACCCAGATCGCCGGCTTCGCCGCCCGGGGCCTGTCCGACCGGGAGATCGCCGACCAGTTGGTGCTGTCGGTGCGTACCGTGCAGACACATCTGGGCCGGGCGTACCGCAAGCTGGCGGTGACCTCGCGACGGGACCTGTCCGACGCGTTGCGGCCGGTCGGCTGA